A genome region from Triticum aestivum cultivar Chinese Spring chromosome 2B, IWGSC CS RefSeq v2.1, whole genome shotgun sequence includes the following:
- the LOC123043974 gene encoding uncharacterized protein, with the protein METGGKGIRRADEIGDGRRMRGVASVDRGQNLGVRGREEVSAEGGVQVLAEAGGEAVSVEGLEKAGGEEVTVGVRDEFSAERKPVDKEDHLSKVVGIGEEVTVAVRDELSAERKPVDQEDRLTKMAGTGEVRDEVSAERKPVDQEEMVGIGEGVTSEGGGGKEEEEGDCGKEEDQLFQGKQKEEVGRGKQKEVLCIDGVGGKLTAEVNSAQGIFIGAGPVAGRPTRWADLPRELIEKIATDHLECAVDKVNISLISRHWRFSRSATQHIPLLPWLFLPSPKEIVLQSCQRLLASSSCSA; encoded by the exons ATGGAGACCGGCGGCAAGGGCATCCGCCGCGCGGACGAGATCGGCGACGGCCGACGAATGCGGGGCGTGGCCAGCGTCGACCGCGGCCAGAACCTCGGCGTCCGCGGGCGCGAGGAGGTGAGCGCCGAGGGCGGGGTCCAGGTGCtggccgaggcgggcggcgaggcagTCAGCGTCGAGGGGCTGGAGAAGGCCGGGGGCGAGGAGGTCACCGTCGGCGTGCGGGACGAGTTCAGCGCCGAGCGCAAGCCCGTCGACAAGGAGGATCACCTCAGCAAGGTGGTCGGAATCGGCGAGGAGGTCACCGTCGCGGTGCGGGACGAGCTCAGCGCCGAGCGCAAGCCCGTCGATCAGGAGGATCGCCTCACCAAGATGGCCGGCACCGGCGAGGTGCGGGACGAGGTCAGCGCCGAGCGCAAGCCCGTCGATCAAGAGGAGATGGTCGGCATCGGCGAGGGGGTCACCTCCGAGGGGGGCggcggcaaggaggaggaggagggggactgCGGGAAGGAAGAGGACCAGCTATTCCAGGGGAAGCAGAAGGAGGAGGTGGGCCGCGGTAAACAGAAGGAGGTGCTGTGCATCGACGGCGTCGGCGGGAAGCTGACGGCGGAG GTTAATAGTGCTCAAGGCATATTCATTGGAGCTGGACCTGTCGCAGGGAGGCCAACAAGATGGGCGGACCTGCCCCGAGAGCTTATCGAAAAGATCGCCACTGATCATCTTGAATGTGCTGTCGATAAAGTCAACATCTCCCTTATCAGCCGTCATTGGCGCTTCAGCAGGAGTGCCACACAGCATATCCCCTTGCTTCCTTGGCTCTTTTTGCCCTCGCCGAAAGAGATTGTTCTTCAATCCTGCCAGAGGTTGCTTGCATCGAGTTCCTGTTCTGCCTGA